A stretch of the Medicago truncatula cultivar Jemalong A17 chromosome 5, MtrunA17r5.0-ANR, whole genome shotgun sequence genome encodes the following:
- the LOC11425580 gene encoding abscisic acid and environmental stress-inducible protein, with product MDSKKAILILGLLAMVLLISSEVSARDLTETSSDAKKEVVEKTNEVNDAKYGGGGNYHNGGGHYYGGGSHHGGGGSHHGGGGCHYYCHGHCCSYAEFVAVQTEEKTNEVNDAKYGGGGYHNGGGNYHNGGGHYYGGGSHGGGGSHHGGGGCHYYCHGHCCSHAEFVAVQAEDKTQN from the exons ATGGATTCGAAAAAGGCAATCCTCATCCTAGGCCTCTTGGCTATGGTTCTTCTTATTTCCTCAGAAGTGTCCGCTAGGGACTTAACTGAAACTTCCTCTGATGCCAAAAAGG AGGTTGTTGAAAAGACTAATGAAGTAAACGATGCCAAATATGGTGGTGGCGGTAATTACCACAATGGCGGTGGCCATTACTATGGAGGTGGTTCTCACCACGGTGGAGGTGGTTCTCACCACGGTGGAGGTGGTTGTCATTACTATTGCCATGGCCATTGCTGCTCATATGCTGAATTTGTTGCCGTCCAAACTGAGGAAAAGACTAATGAAGTAAATGATGCCAaatatggtggtggtggttatcACAATGGTGGTGGTAATTACCACAATGGTGGTGGACATTACTATGGAGGTGGTTCTCACGGTGGAGGTGGTTCTCACCATGGTGGAGGTGGTTGCCATTACTATTGCCATGGCCATTGCTGCTCACATGCTGAATTTGTTGCCGTGCAAGCTGAGGACAAAACTCAGAATTGA
- the LOC11431229 gene encoding abscisic acid and environmental stress-inducible protein, producing MDSKKAILILGLLAMVLLISSEVSARDLTETTSDAKKEVVEKTNEVNDAKYGGGYNGGGYNHGGGYNGGGYNHGGGGYNNGGGYNHGGGGYNNGGGYNHGGGGYNGGGYNHGGGGYNGGGYNHGGGGYNHGGGGCQYHCHGRCCSHAEFVAMQAKDNTQN from the exons ATGGATTCGAAAAAGGCAATCCTCATCCTAGGCCTCTTGGCTATGGTTCTTCTTATTTCTTCAGAAGTCTCAGCCAGGGACTTAACTGAAACTACCTCTGATGCCAAAAAGG AAGTTGTTGAAAAGACTAATGAAGTAAATGATGCCAAATATGGTGGTGGTTACAATGGTGGAGGTTACAACCACGGTGGTGGTTACAATGGAGGAGGTTACAACCACGGTGGGGGTGGATACAACAATGGTGGAGGTTACAACCACGGTGGTGGTGGATACAACAATGGTGGTGGATACAACCATGGTGGAGGTGGTTACAACGGTGGTGGCTACAACCATGGTGGAGGCGGTTACAATGGTGGTGGCTACAACCATGGTGGAGGCGGTTACAACCACGGTGGAGGTGGTTGCCAATACCATTGCCATGGCAGGTGCTGCTCGCATGCTGAATTTGTTGCCATGCAAGCTAAGGACAATACTCAAAACTGA